A window of Syngnathus typhle isolate RoL2023-S1 ecotype Sweden linkage group LG9, RoL_Styp_1.0, whole genome shotgun sequence genomic DNA:
GACGTTCAGGTCCTCGCTGATGGAGCCCGACTCAGCCGAGTAGGCGTAGTTCAGTGCTATTTTTCGACAGTACGTACAGGCCCGCAAATCTCCTATAAATGGTAAAGTGAGTCGTCCATGTTATGCTTGCGTGTGATGGTCTTTTCCGTCATCCGGCGTGCTCGCCGCTTACCCGTGTAGCCCATGAATTTCCCGGGGATCTCCTGGTTGCAGCATCGACTGCAAAAAATCTGTCCGCACAGCCTGCAGTGGTGGCGCCGACGGAATGTGGTGAACTTCTCGTTACAGTCATAGCACTCCTTACACTGACTGTCGGGCATCCAGTACTGCTTCAAGTCGCTGTCCTGGAAGCGTGGGAACATTTTCTTTCCAACAATACGTTCCAATAATTGCAACATGGTAGTCATATTAATATTGTGTTGGTGGAGAAAGAATTAGGACGAATGCTGCGCTTCACAAAATCGTGTTGGAGACTCTTTCATGACTCGTTTCATTAAGAGCTCGCTAAAAGCAAGAGTCACAACAAATGGGATTACATCACAAAGTCTTTCTCTACAAAGACAACCAGACAAGGCTCTgactatttttatttgttgaccCACTGGGTAAATATTATCAAAGGTATTTGTTCTCCGATGGCAGAAGACAAAAGAAACTTATAGACAGATGGTATCCTCCTCTATTTACAAAAACACAAAGCATCACAATCGTTTTTTAACGtcattaaaacattttcacaaTTGTCAGACTGCTGTCAATTGGTCAAATCAAATATATTTCCAATAACAGGTGAGATTTTTGAGGAAGAGGGGAATACCTGACTCTTTCCATCCATTATTTCCTTGAGTCGTTGCACCACTGTCCGAAGTTGCACCGCTGTGCGAGGGTCATGATTGCTCAATGCCGTATCTGACTTCCTGCTGCTATCTGAAAGGAAgtttacacatgcacacacacaaacagagtaAACTCCACGGAAcatatttgaaatatatatGGAAAATATGCTTGCAAATAAGGCACTTTATCCTTCTCAGGGCATTTAAACAAAACGGAAATGTGACCAAAAACTGCAATTCAGTTGTGATTAGTAAAAAACAGGATGCAAACCAGTAtcttcaagcaaaaaaaaaaagcccaaacatTAGCTTTTCAAGAATTAATTCATTCCTATATTCCAAGTTACTTTAAGCTTTGTTTGCATCTTAAAGCTAATACATATTTGTtagagtaaaaaaacaacacaatattGCCTCAATTAGTGAACCAGACAAGACAGACCCAATGCTGTTGTTTTCATTGCTTCGTATTTAAGATGTCCAGTTTTGTTGGGGGTCCCTAAATGCAGCTTGTGCATAGTCAACAGTGAAAGTGACTTTCTATTTTGTTCTTAGAATTTGCCTTTATACCCAAACATTTGTCATTGTGTTTGAATGCCAAAAGGTGAGTTTAATGACTAAGTCAttactatttattattataatgactAAGTCGAAGTCAATCACATGATCAGAAATCGGGACGTCCCTCGTTTTTATTATTGTGACAGTTTGAGCATTCCACAAATTAATTCCACATTATTTACTAGAATCAACCAACAGGTGAGATTGTGTTTCACAGCCATTCATTAATTGAGGAAATACAGCATACTTTTTCTGCAATAAAACTTTCAAGCACTTTTCAAACCTTGAAAACTGAAACATTTTCAAGAGAATTAAGCAACCCTGAACTTGACCATCAGGTTAGTGAACAAACCAAAGTGAAACTAATGATTGTTTTACAAATGCagatatcacacacacacacacacacacacacacacacacacacacgcatgcacaaatGGAACACCCTGTCAGCCCTCACCTGGCCAATCCACTGGAATCAGAAAACACACGAGAGCCCATGTTACAGCCTTTCATACAAATGTCACAACACAAATCCATCACACCAAGGGCTATTTTGTATGGCACGTCTTCCTAGCGAGCACATTTGAAAGCACTTGATGAAAAGTTGACTAAAACATCCAAAAGGGTGACCATTTGACACCATCGACACGTTTGTGTGTTTTACCAGAGGTGGTGGAGGTGCGCCTGAGGTGTTCGGTGTACGATTTCCGCTGCGTCCGTGAGCTATAACGGGAGTGGGAAGGGCTGGATGACCAGCTGCGACTCTCCGACTGAGGGGAAGGGGGCACCTCATCCACCTTATCGGAGACGGCGGTGGCAGGTCGGCCATCCTCTGTGAACACGTACGTAGGGCAGCATGTGTGAGTTGATAAAGGCTGtaaaaaacttctttttttcaaatattttgcttttggGCAGGACAATATATTTGGGACATCTGAATATATGTTCTGGATGCACAGTGTGTACTTTTTGAACATTTTAGATGACACAAATTCAACCTTGTGACTGTGAGCTGGATGTCATCACTTATTGCAATGGAGGATTTGTAAACTTGCAAAGAGAAGTAATACGTTAGATTAGTCGTTACAGcgaaaagaaaataaagatatattagacccttgtgaggataaagcggtttggaaaatggatggatgaatggatatttGAGCAACACTGTACTCTAAAGTGTGACCTGCATTACAGCCGATAATATAGTAATACAGCACAGGGATGCTGGTTGTGGGGTGTTATGCCACATGACTGACAGCAGCTACACAAGGTTTCTAATAACGCAAACACATGAGCCGAATTGAGGTTTACAGTaacttaaaaaagaaatgaacaaatattagaattcctctcattttcaaatctcaaAAGTTCTTGTCTTTCATAATAAAAGTATGATTATTGTTGCTATTATAATTAGTAGTAACAATAATAGACTTGATGGTGGGGCTGTGAGGTGGACCCGCTAACCTTTGTTGTTGAAGCGAAACAAGTTGACAAAAGAACTGTATGCCGACCGCAGTGGCGGCTCATCCTGCTCCGGCGTGAGTGGCTTGAAGTGAGTCAGATGAGAAGGGCTGGCGGGCGAGATGACCGGTGGCTCGACGCTCGAGGACGATGGCGTGGACTTTTCCCCAGCGGCCATCTCTTGTAGTCTCCTTGGAAAGAGGGGACATGAAATGAGAATTTGAAcaattcttttaaaaaatatatcaaattatCACCCATGCCAGATTAACATTTTGCCAAACTGTTTCCAAGGATTAAAAAAAGAGCTGTcaaaattaatcaattaatcaacAAGTAATTGATGATCAAATGATTCGACAGACATTAATAATTGAGTAATTGtttagagaattttttttttttaccatagaATAGTCCTCGAATGTCATTTTATCTACAGTAATTATTTGTGATTGTTTTAGTTATCGCTGCAAACAGATTAgttttgtgtttaatcaaaacAAGTCATTTGCAAATGTCTGCTTTTTGCTTGGAAAACTGTAAACGCAACAAATCACTTTCAAAAACTTTGGTGTGTACAAAATTCATGGGATTCACAAAACAATGCAGAATTCAGTCATGCATTCAGCCGCTATAAGTTAGTCTTCTTTTATTCATATGTTTTATTATACAGTACTATCATCAGGGAAACTCAATTACATTATTCAGTGGTTTAAAAGTTGCACATATGAAATTACAGAGCTATATAAACATTTGCTGCATGAAGTGGAGATAGACAACCAGCAATCTAGACAAAGGAAAAACTAGTGTATGACTAGTACTAACTAAAAGTGGCCAGAGTCAACATTACATGTTCATAACAAACGCTCAGTTTACCATGGAAATCTTTAAATGACATCACTTGAGTAGCTACAAGTGTTTGTTAGCCTACAAGGACCCCTCAAAACTACACAATAACAAGGAGAGGAATAGAAAATCACCCTCATGTCGTCTACGTTCTACATACATGGATCACAAATCACTCTAAACTTACTCTTTGAAGAACTGTCCGAACATTGTCGTTCTTGCCATTTGCGATCATCAAATGTAAAGAAAATTGCAGAAGTGATCGCATCACGTTACCAGCCTTGTCATGTGACCATAACAGGCCGTAGCGTGACTGACGTTACGGagcactgtgtgtgcgtgcgcgggtGTGTTCGGTGTCTCAGCTCAAGCTTAAGATCCAGCCAAATAATAACATCGCGAACATACAACATAAATAAAAGGTCCCTTACGTCTTGCTAACGAATTTTCTGCTATGGCTGATAAACTTTCTTTCGTGTTAGTTCAAGGTAATTCCACGAGTGATCGTAGTTGCCAGTCCTCAAAAGATTCATATTTTCAATCACTTCAAAGCGTCTTTAGCTTCCCAAAGATCGTAAACAAGATGTTCACTAGCTAGCCGGCCACTTGTCACTTGTACTTGACGTAGTGTTAGCCTCCTATGCTAACTAGCCGGTTctccaccttttctgcaacattCGGAACCTGCCATTGACTCACCCATTTACGTGGGGATTCGACATCGTTGGTTGAAGATCTCAATCGAGGCAGGCATCCAAAAAGAGCATTCCAGAGAACATCGTAGCTGACTCCCACACACAGAAAAGAGGCTTTGACAGTCACTGCGAGCCAAGTTAACGGGCAGACATGACAAGCCGAGCCAGCACAACGGAGAGGTCGATTAGATAGGATTgttttgaattgattttttACAGCCATAAATCCGTAAAAATCAACTGTGTTGAGTAACATAACCCCAATAACTATAAATATACTGAAACCAAACGTAGAAAAGTTCGAAATTTTATTGGATTGGGCGGGAGGAGGAGATTTAGTACGGGAGGGCGACGCGCTCTGCACGGTGAGTAGCGGAATGCGCCTGAGCATGATTTGCAGTTATCAGCCAATAATTATGTAAAAATGTAGAAGAAAAAAGCTAAGAAGAAACGCGGCGATGTTTGTGGCTGTTCAAAAAATGTGAATTGTTGTTAAATTTGATTGTTTCGGTTCTGAGAGATCTACTCTTTGAAATCAACTGCCTAGTGAGTCAAATAGTTCCGAATCGCTCAAACTAAACGAAAAAGATGTTGATGGCAAATGTTAACGGGCCGTTAATGCTGTTTTTAATGCGATCACATTCTACAACATTGAAATGTAAGTGTGCATAACGTTTTATTTTGTAACTCACGTGAAGTTGACGTTTCTTGTTAGCTATTATGCTAACATGATACCCTGCCGTACAAATTAGGAATTTACAAATAGATCAAATATGTGTACATGCATGGATTAAAGCATTTTTGCCACATACTTTGCCATGGAAGCTGCGTGTACAAtgtattttaatttctttttttgtctttcaggtgACTGGATTTATCAGTCTAAAGCAAGACTGTAAACCatgacaaaaaaacagaagccCCTTTTGGCCAATGTTGTCCATTTGTCCAAAACTAAAAAGAAATTACAAAGTGAGTCTGTCATATATTTTTGAATGTCACGACATTTGCAAGATTAAAACTGCTTAATTATCCTGCCCCTCCTTATCTCTCATTCCTCTGCTCCATCAGATACCTACTCCTTTTTCAAGGTCTCATTGAAGGCCAACAACACGGCCCTGGCTTTCGCTCTACAGACTGAGAAGCAGAAGCACACGTTACTACAGAAGGACAACATGCACCTGAGAAAGGAAGTGGCGTCTGCACACTTTGATTTGGCCATCTATAAGCACAAATGCAGAGAACTGGTGAGATGATTTACTTGGCTCTCAAGATTCAAATGGGTCAAGTTCTGATCACAGGCTGATTGAAAATTTCTGATGAGACGACAGACGTTCTCTTGGAATATGAGTCAACTAACTCGTGGAGAGTCCGTGCTGTTGCTCAGTTAGTTACAAAAATCTGTTTTTAACCCCCCTTCACTTATCGCAGTCTTCAgcaatgcaaaaataaatgtttcatgTTTCGAAAAAAGATTCTGAATGTTCAGCAATTTAACATAACACTGTACCTTGTTCTTTCACAGCTTCTCATCTTGAAAAACCTTTATCGCAACAGTCTCCAACAGTTGAACATGGTGGTGGAATTATTCCCTGACAGTGTGAGTTGAAATCTTGATATTTTTCGGTCTGTATGTGGAAAAAATTGTTTGTGAGTGCAGGGTATTAATTCATCCTTATCTTCACAGTGACATTCAAGATTGGTAAAAAGACCCGAATTCTACTGCgagaaagcaaacaaaacatcCACCTGAATGTTTAAATATTAGGTCTCAAAATCATGTCGTAGAACAAGATTGTCAGCTTTTGACATCTTGCCTAATATTTGCACATTTGGTAATGTGGCCCTTGGGTTCTAAAATTTAGGAACAGATCGTATTTGTGATGTGTTAGGAGTTAGGGTTTTAAACGCAACGGaagttctttttttgtgtgatgtGGTTTTTGTTCAGCAAGAAGTGGTAACTCCAAACTTTTGGCCTTTTGAGTGGGTGCCCTAGTCTCATCCTACCCTCCCATGGTATTGCGCTAGCGCTCAATGAGAACCAGTTAGACGTCCTTCATCGAATGGGACCTAATACAAAATACTACAAATGTTTTGAACTCTTCATGGGAATGTTCTGAAATGTTAAACTAGTGTCTTTATTAAACTCCCACAGGATCTCTTTGAACCATCCGGGGACCACAACGTCTTCCGAACTGAACCCGACAACCCTCCAGTTGAAAAGTGAGGTTTATTTTACATTACAAACTGTCAACCCCATCTGATATCTAATTTCACTAAAAGTGAACTTCCTGACAGCCTTCCAAGTTTGGCACCAGATCTTCCAGAAGTTCCAAAGGATTCAGAAATGCAAGCAGGTATTCTTGAAAACAACATGCCGGCAGTCTTACCTGTCCCAAGTAGAGGTTTGTGTCTTACCAACCATGCTGTAAGTCCAAAAGTCTTGGGACCTAATGATGTCTTGATTTTTGCACTAAGGCAAatttaatagtaataataaacattttatttctcaGGCGCCTTTCAGGACACTCAAGGTCGCGCACATAggcataatttgttttcaaccaGTAGACTCTCACTCAGTCTTACCACAATCCAATAATCATTACCTCCATGGCAGACAAAAAAACCAACACAAGGTTGTGAACCATTGCTCTCGTTGTAACCACAAGACCATAATGACCTTTATGTAGGCGGACATGCTTATTTTCTGTAgaatgtcccaatacttttgtctttaCATGAAGTATTTTGGTCAGTCAGTTTGTGACTTCTCTGTTAAGTCATTGATTTGTGTTGCTTTTCACACCTCCACAGCAGAAACAGACAAAGAGAAAAGGTATTCAAACCACCAAGCACTCCAGAGGAAGTCCGAACACCAGTCCAACATCTTAAGGGAGGAAGTGAGTAGGGTGTCACACAGGACCTCTCAGTCTGCTTACGACATCGACTCTTTACCGGGTCACCTGAGCGGCCAAACATCTTCAGCAATTAATATTGCTGGAACATTGGGTCCCTCTGCTGAAGTCAACGCTCCTTGTGATTTGCCAGAGAACACTGTAGTTTTCAATCCAACCATGGAATTGACTCACAGCAATGATGCAGAAATAGCCATTCATCATTCCACAGAGCAAAAAAACTCGAAACTACCAAAACCCAAATGCAACAAGATAAAAGTGAGTAACTTGGTTGCATCAAGTCTAGCAGACACTTCACAAGGTATGGGTGGGACAAGTTGTGGTCTTAATGAGCCGATTAGCACCACCTCGGATCCAGAAGGCCAAATACTAGACATTTCTAACAAGCATTTCCAAGATGAGTTTCAAAGTAAACTCGGGTCACATATTCCCAAAAGGGTAAAATCCAGagttgagagagagaaaaaggtgAAAAGCACCAAGTCAACAATGGATTCAGGTGATTCTGTGTGTCTTGCCTTGGGTGATTATCTCATGGATGATGACGTCTTTTCCTTTAAACCCAACAAGAAAGAGACTTTCCCTTTCGAGAAAGACCCTTTcccaaaaacaaagtcaaaagtcacataCAGGAAGCCCAGAAATAAAAGTCAGACAAGTTCTTTGATCCACAGTGTGGCAACAGTGTTGTCACCTCATGACCAAAATAATGGTGGGTCCATAGTGGACCACAATGACGGAGCAGACAATTTTGAAACTGTACAATTTGAGGGAGCAAGCTATCCCACTGGTGGAAATGAATCGCAGATAAACGCAGAGTCTTCCACAAAGTCTCAAGGACATTCCAACTCAAGATGCAGGGGAACATTTGTTATATCTGCGGATCACACTGCACACATCAGAGAAGAACTTGGACTGTTGTCAAAAGATAAGGACTCCAGTTTGCATATTGAAGAATCCTTGGACTCTCGGGCAGCGACCAAAGATGCCGGTTCTGTCACAGCAATGCCAAGCTCCTGCAAGCGTCCTTGGATGTCCACTCAGGATCCAGGAAGCCTTCCAGGAGACTTGTATGGCAGtaataataaagaaaatgtaCTGCCACTGGAGGAATTCTCGGTTGCAGGTCATGAGTTTCAGAAGCCCAAAAAAGCGAGGAAGGAGGTCTCAAGCAGATGCGGAAGGAAAAAATCCCAATCTTCTAATGATGTTGTGAAGGACATGAACAAACATCTCCATGGCAAAAGCGTTTGTCCCGCAGAGCACGTGGCTAGTCTTGCAGAATCCACTGACTCCCCTGACTTTTTATTCTTGAAAGACATCTTCCTATTGGATGAAGATACCAACAGTTCTAAATCAGACTCCAGGGTGGATAAGAATCCTAAATGGTACCGAAATAAGTTCAAACTCCCTTCAGTGGGTAACACCAACAGAAATCCCAGAAAGACATTCTTCCTTTCCAATCCGGAAATGCCTCCCATAAACATGTCGAAAGAGATGACTGAAGGTGAAGGAGCTCGTCAGCATTTGGGTGACCTGCTCATTGATGAGATACCACCATCGTTGAACAGCTCCATTGCAGACACCGGGCCAGGCTCTTTAACTTGTAGTCCTAAACGACAACCCGCAAATGGGCAGCAACTGATGGAGGAGACCACCTTGATCACCCCTGTCTCTTCTCCTGGTGAGTTGACAACATAAACATCACATACATCTTCTGTACAGATGAACCACGGAGCTGGAGCGATCTGTTTTATTCGTATGGGTTGGCACTAGGCATGAACCGATATTAGAATCGGATTGTATGCTAAGCGTGAGCAGTCAAAAAAATGATGTGTGTTGCAGCAGGTAGAGTCTTAATGTCAGTCACCAACAACCATGCTAGCCCATGTAAAGAGAACCAGGGTAGAAGCAAAAGATGCAAGGACGCCGTGAGTTACAAAGAACCATCCCTGCGTAGGTGAGTGCCACTTCCCGGTGAAGTCTGTTCATGTAAAAAGAGGAAACAAatgccttttttgtttctttgttttctcaGCAAAATGCGACGTTGAATTTACAGATGGTTCCTAAACTCTCCCGTTTCTAAAGACCACCAGAAGAAGTCACAAGTGCTCCTTTGCAAAAACTGATTTTCACTTTCTTACTTGATTGATACTTTTATGTTGTTGGCTTTAATGCACATTTAGTGAGTTTAATAAAAATGGTTTATTGTTAAGGttaatgtttaaaaatgttgaaatgttttttttctgactgaCTGGACTGTTCATGATGAATGCGTGTTGGAAGCTCTTCATAAATGATTCAAGTCCGCTTGTTCATTTGAGACTTGCCTATCGTTTCCCATGTGAGGGTCACCACATTCAGTCCAGTCTTGCTGGGCACAAACATGTAATGTAGACATCTTTTGATCGCTGTGTACAACCATTTTGGTGAGTACAAATGTGTTTTGCATTGTATCGATTCAGCATTTGCACCGCATTGGGGAAGCGAGTTgatttagattttattttgcTCCAGTTTCTGTCGAGCTGTTTTCTGCAGCTACTTCTGTTGAACAAACAAGACTCGTTGCCAAAATGGAGTCAAAGCAGCTGAAAAGAAATGTTGAATTTCTCCTGTGAGTACCTGTACTTTGTATACACATTACAGGGACAGTGTGTAGACATTTCTAATTTTTCAATGCCATCTAGCGGTGGATTCATTGAATGCATTGACCTAAATTTGAAGCGCGTGCATTTTGAAGCACCCCAACTGCAGTGCCACACTTTGCAAGCCTACCAATATCTTTAGCAGAGACTCAAACAAAATGTCATCATAGACTTCCTGTAAGGTGAGAGCCCTGACGCATATAATATTAGTGATTACTTGACTTACaattgtaaacaaaaaaaaatgtcatcacagACTTCCCATAAGGTGAGAGCTCTGACCCATATATTAGTGATTACTTGACTTTTGATTGTAAACAAAATTAATGTATGTTGTTGTGATAGAACATTTTTATGCATATTGAAATTAAGTATTTATAATGAATTAATCTGGAATTTCTACTCACtgttccaataaaaaaaaaaagtggattttatTTATCTCGCTTTCCTGATTCCAGGGGTGAATACGTCGGGCAGAAAATCAGAGAAAATTCATTTGACCCCAGAGGAAAAGGAGCTTTTACAGTGCTCGATgacctggtaaaaaaaaaaaaaaatctttttactGCTCACACTTTGAATTTTTTCTTCATACaacatttgtgttattttgtgtgtgctaaataatatttaaaaaaaagtcatatttgGGGTATATCtattgaaatatatattttttgaggaTAGCGTAAATTTTTTTACAACTCACTCACTCCCATCTACACACACACGGCGATACATGCTTTTCATTGGTTTACTAGGCAATTAACAAAATGGCAGGATGCAACTCAGTTTTACGTCTTTGATGCATTTTGTTGGTATGGATATTTTAGGCTCACTATGATCTTGCCATCAGCGTTGATGTTTGGTGGCTGCAGGAGGACCCAGGACCCAAAGCACAGGACAAAGATCTCATGTAGGGTATCTACTGACCATCGACCAAAATCAACAAAGCAAACACAAATATATAAAATCGTTTTTTCCTCATTCACCACAGTAGACGGCGCAGAATTCCAGGAAACTACCAAATTTATGGTAATCGCTTGGCACGCGAGGCCATGATCTTGTCATCCTTTGCTGGCATCATCATGGTAAGCAGTGTCACTGTATGTATATTAAATTTACGTGCAACGCATTAGTACTGTGACCCACTGACCCGTCCGTCTTCAGAGCAGCCTGCCAGTGGAGGAGATCCTGGCTCTTTACAGATGTAACCCTGTTGCCTCCTACCCTGACACACGCTCCAAGGTACAACACTTGAAATACATACTGCAAAttaatcaccatgacaacttaACTGCCTCTGTTCTCCAGGCCTCCATTGTGTGTCCCTTCACGCTCTCCTACCACCCATTGGCCATGCTGAGCTCTTACAAGGCTGTACAACACTGCAGGAAACACAGTGAGTACACAACAGGGTGGGTCCTCTGAAGACTCGTTTAAAAGTTGTTTTCCCATAGTACCAGTTTGTCAAAAAACCAATACATAATTGACTTTCAGAGTCTGTCAATTTTAAGTTCTGCATAAACACATCCTGTGTTCGACATTTCCAACTTTGGCTTTTGGGGTTCAACCTAAGGTTATTGATTGTATACGCCATCTTTGTCCCTCCTTCAGATCAGAAGTTGAAACGATGGCTGTCGGAGAAGACAAAGGCCCATGTTCCCAGTAGACGAGTCCCAGCACAATCCATGTCCTCGTCATCGCTCGCCTCTTCCCCTCGCTTCAGCGTGAGTAGCCGTTTTTCCTTGTCAGCACTTTTGGGGGTAAATTCTTGATTTGATCACCTCGTCTAATCAAGTCTTTAAATTTAAACAGTCAGTAATCCTCACCTCTATTCTGTTTTGACCTCAGGTGGGGGGTGATGGTGAGGAGGTAACTTGCGGTGTCGCCAGTGTCCTTCTGCATGACTGACAACGGCTTATCAAAATACGTATTAACCGTCGATTAGAACTGAAACGATGGAGGGGACCACATACAGATTAAAAACATAGTCATTAAAAAGTTCTTGTGAAAATTAAAGGGACAGTGTCTAGAATTTcttttgccatctagtggcaaaCTCATAGAATTGACCGGGCTTAGGTGGGCCGGCCTGATATACTGACAAGAGCTCACGAAC
This region includes:
- the sgo2 gene encoding uncharacterized protein sgo2 isoform X1 — protein: MTKKQKPLLANVVHLSKTKKKLQNTYSFFKVSLKANNTALAFALQTEKQKHTLLQKDNMHLRKEVASAHFDLAIYKHKCRELLLILKNLYRNSLQQLNMVVELFPDSDLFEPSGDHNVFRTEPDNPPVENLPSLAPDLPEVPKDSEMQAGILENNMPAVLPVPSRAETDKEKRYSNHQALQRKSEHQSNILREEVSRVSHRTSQSAYDIDSLPGHLSGQTSSAINIAGTLGPSAEVNAPCDLPENTVVFNPTMELTHSNDAEIAIHHSTEQKNSKLPKPKCNKIKVSNLVASSLADTSQGMGGTSCGLNEPISTTSDPEGQILDISNKHFQDEFQSKLGSHIPKRVKSRVEREKKVKSTKSTMDSGDSVCLALGDYLMDDDVFSFKPNKKETFPFEKDPFPKTKSKVTYRKPRNKSQTSSLIHSVATVLSPHDQNNGGSIVDHNDGADNFETVQFEGASYPTGGNESQINAESSTKSQGHSNSRCRGTFVISADHTAHIREELGLLSKDKDSSLHIEESLDSRAATKDAGSVTAMPSSCKRPWMSTQDPGSLPGDLYGSNNKENVLPLEEFSVAGHEFQKPKKARKEVSSRCGRKKSQSSNDVVKDMNKHLHGKSVCPAEHVASLAESTDSPDFLFLKDIFLLDEDTNSSKSDSRVDKNPKWYRNKFKLPSVGNTNRNPRKTFFLSNPEMPPINMSKEMTEGEGARQHLGDLLIDEIPPSLNSSIADTGPGSLTCSPKRQPANGQQLMEETTLITPVSSPAGRVLMSVTNNHASPCKENQGRSKRCKDAVSYKEPSLRSKMRR
- the sgo2 gene encoding uncharacterized protein sgo2 isoform X3, whose product is MTKKQKPLLANVVHLSKTKKKLQNTYSFFKVSLKANNTALAFALQTEKQKHTLLQKDNMHLRKEVASAHFDLAIYKHKCRELLLILKNLYRNSLQQLNMVVELFPDSDLFEPSGDHNVFRTEPDNPPVENLPSLAPDLPEVPKDSEMQAGILENNMPAVLPVPSRETDKEKRYSNHQALQRKSEHQSNILREEVSRVSHRTSQSAYDIDSLPGHLSGQTSSAINIAGTLGPSAEVNAPCDLPENTVVFNPTMELTHSNDAEIAIHHSTEQKNSKLPKPKCNKIKVSNLVASSLADTSQGMGGTSCGLNEPISTTSDPEGQILDISNKHFQDEFQSKLGSHIPKRVKSRVEREKKVKSTKSTMDSGDSVCLALGDYLMDDDVFSFKPNKKETFPFEKDPFPKTKSKVTYRKPRNKSQTSSLIHSVATVLSPHDQNNGGSIVDHNDGADNFETVQFEGASYPTGGNESQINAESSTKSQGHSNSRCRGTFVISADHTAHIREELGLLSKDKDSSLHIEESLDSRAATKDAGSVTAMPSSCKRPWMSTQDPGSLPGDLYGSNNKENVLPLEEFSVAGHEFQKPKKARKEVSSRCGRKKSQSSNDVVKDMNKHLHGKSVCPAEHVASLAESTDSPDFLFLKDIFLLDEDTNSSKSDSRVDKNPKWYRNKFKLPSVGNTNRNPRKTFFLSNPEMPPINMSKEMTEGEGARQHLGDLLIDEIPPSLNSSIADTGPGSLTCSPKRQPANGQQLMEETTLITPVSSPAGRVLMSVTNNHASPCKENQGRSKRCKDAVSYKEPSLRSKMRR
- the sgo2 gene encoding uncharacterized protein sgo2 isoform X4 is translated as MTKKQKPLLANVVHLSKTKKKLQNTYSFFKVSLKANNTALAFALQTEKQKHTLLQKDNMHLRKEVASAHFDLAIYKHKCRELLLILKNLYRNSLQQLNMVVELFPDSDLFEPSGDHNVFRTEPDNPPVENLPSLAPDLPEVPKDSEMQAAETDKEKRYSNHQALQRKSEHQSNILREEVSRVSHRTSQSAYDIDSLPGHLSGQTSSAINIAGTLGPSAEVNAPCDLPENTVVFNPTMELTHSNDAEIAIHHSTEQKNSKLPKPKCNKIKVSNLVASSLADTSQGMGGTSCGLNEPISTTSDPEGQILDISNKHFQDEFQSKLGSHIPKRVKSRVEREKKVKSTKSTMDSGDSVCLALGDYLMDDDVFSFKPNKKETFPFEKDPFPKTKSKVTYRKPRNKSQTSSLIHSVATVLSPHDQNNGGSIVDHNDGADNFETVQFEGASYPTGGNESQINAESSTKSQGHSNSRCRGTFVISADHTAHIREELGLLSKDKDSSLHIEESLDSRAATKDAGSVTAMPSSCKRPWMSTQDPGSLPGDLYGSNNKENVLPLEEFSVAGHEFQKPKKARKEVSSRCGRKKSQSSNDVVKDMNKHLHGKSVCPAEHVASLAESTDSPDFLFLKDIFLLDEDTNSSKSDSRVDKNPKWYRNKFKLPSVGNTNRNPRKTFFLSNPEMPPINMSKEMTEGEGARQHLGDLLIDEIPPSLNSSIADTGPGSLTCSPKRQPANGQQLMEETTLITPVSSPAGRVLMSVTNNHASPCKENQGRSKRCKDAVSYKEPSLRSKMRR
- the sgo2 gene encoding uncharacterized protein sgo2 isoform X2; translation: MTKKQKPLLANVVHLSKTKKKLQNTYSFFKVSLKANNTALAFALQTEKQKHTLLQKDNMHLRKEVASAHFDLAIYKHKCRELLLILKNLYRNSLQQLNMVVELFPDSDLFEPSGDHNVFRTEPDNPPVENLPSLAPDLPEVPKDSEMQAGILENNMPAVLPVPSRAETDKEKRYSNHQALQRKSEHQSNILREEVSRVSHRTSQSAYDIDSLPGHLSGQTSSAINIAGTLGPSAEVNAPCDLPENTVVFNPTMELTHSNDAEIAIHHSTEQKNSKLPKPKCNKIKVSNLVASSLADTSQGMGGTSCGLNEPISTTSDPEGQILDISNKHFQDEFQSKLGSHIPKRVKSRVEREKKVKSTKSTMDSGDSVCLALGDYLMDDDVFSFKPNKKETFPFEKDPFPKTKSKVTYRKPRNKSQTSSLIHSVATVLSPHDQNNGGSIVDHNDGADNFETVQFEGASYPTGGNESQINAESSTKSQGHSNSRCRGTFVISADHTAHIREELGLLSKDKDSSLHIEESLDSRAATKDAGSVTAMPSSCKRPWMSTQDPGSLPGDLYGSNNKENVLPLEEFSVAGHEFQKPKKARKEVSSRCGRKKSQSSNDVVKDMNKHLHGKSVCPAEHVASLAESTDSPDFLFLKDIFLLDEDTNSSKSDSRVDKNPKWYRNKFKLPSVGNTNRNPRKTFFLSNPEMPPINMSKEMTEGEGARQHLGDLLIDEIPPSLNSSIADTGPGSLTCSPKRQPANGQQLMEETTLITPVSSPGRVLMSVTNNHASPCKENQGRSKRCKDAVSYKEPSLRSKMRR